The Sphingosinicella flava genome includes the window TGCTGACGATCGAAGCCGTGACCGTGCCCGGAAAAGGCATCATCAAGACGACCGGCAAACTGGGCGAAGTCATGCAGGAGTCGGTGCAGGCCGCTTTCTCCTTCGTGAAGGCGCGCTCGCCCTCCTATGGCGTGAAACCCAGCCTGTTCGCACGCAAGGACATTCACATCCACTTGCCCGAAGGGGCCGTGCCTAAGGATGGCCCATCCGCCGGCATCGGCATGGTGACTGCGATCATTTCCACGCTGACGGGTATTCCCGTACGGCGCGATGTCGCGATGACCGGGGAGGTGACCCTGCGCGGGCGGGTGCTCCCGATCGGCGGCCTCAAGGAAAAGCTGCTCGCCGCCTTGCGCGGCGGGATCAAGACGGTGCTCATCCCGCATGAGAATGAGAAGGATCTTGCCGAGATACCGGAAACGATCCGGAACGGCCTGACGATCATTCCCGTCAGCCATGTCGATGACGTGCTGACGCTATCGCTCGCGACTCCGGTCGTGCCGATCGAATGGACGGAGGCGGACGAATTGGCAGCGATCGCCCCGGCGGAGCTGGCCGCGGCCCCCGACGAAACGGGTGTCTCGATACGGCACTAAAGTGTTGAAGGCCCTGGCGGAAGTCAGATTGGAAAGCGCGACTTTCCCCGGAAAATCGCGCTTTCCTTTTGACAGGGCCTGAAGAACTGATCTTAGATGCGCACCGGCATTGCCGCGATTCCACTCAACAGGGGTTCGGAACAGATGAACAAGCAGGAGCTTATCAGCGCCGTCGCGGAGACCAGCGGTCTCAGCCGAAGCGACGCATCCAAGGCCGTCGAGAGCGTTTTCGACACGATCACCGGGGCGCTGAAGAAGGGCGACGAAGTGCGCCTCGTCGGTTTCGGCACCTTTGCGTGCAGCCAGCGGAAGGCGTCGACGGGCCGCAACCCGCGCACCGGCGAACCGATGCAGATCAAGGCGTCGAAACAACCCAAGTTCAAGGCCGGCAAGAGCCTGAAGGACACGGTACAATAAGATTGGAGAAGGCCGGCGCAAGGGGCGCGCCGGCTGCTTTTCCTGTCCCCACATGGCTGGACAGTGACGGGACGCCGCTCTATTGGCGTCCCCGAAAGGCTCCTTCCCGGAGCCTTGCCGCCGTCGAAGGACGGCCCCCGGCGTGGGCGCGTAGCTCAGT containing:
- a CDS encoding HU family DNA-binding protein, with the protein product MNKQELISAVAETSGLSRSDASKAVESVFDTITGALKKGDEVRLVGFGTFACSQRKASTGRNPRTGEPMQIKASKQPKFKAGKSLKDTVQ